Within Streptomyces sp. NBC_00704, the genomic segment GGCGAACAGGGCGACGTGGTTGCGGGTCAACTGGCTGCGGATGACGTCGATCTCGCGCCCGACCACGTGCTGGGTGCGCGCGGTCAGGTCGGCGACGGTGATGTTCTCCTTGAGCCGGTAGCTCTGTCCGTACAGGTCGCGCTGCGTGAGGCCGGTGAGATAGAGCACCGCCTCGCGCAAGGTCTTGGAGGGAATGGTTCCGGTGTGGAGGGAGACCCCGCCGACCATGTCGGGGCGGTCGACAACGGCCACCCGCCGGCCCAGTTTGGCCGCGGCTATGGCGGCCTTCTGGCCGCCGGGACCTGATCCGATGACGAGCATGTCGAAGTCGGGCACCCTCCGCAGTCTGGCAGGGCGGGGGCGGCCGGGAAAGGGCGGCGACAGCTACGGCAGCAGCTTCTCGATCGCGCCGGGCCCCTCCTCGTCCAGTTTGCGCCGCGCCCACGCGAGCGTGCGCGGCGTCAGGTCGCGTCCCGTGGCGAGGACCATGTCCTCCGCGGAGACCTCGGTGCCGGTGCGGGTGTGGAGCAGGTCGTCCGGGGTGGCGCGGTCGTCCGGGGAGGGTCGGGCGGCGCCGGGCTGTGACGTCGGCATGGTGTCGGCTCCTCGCGTCCGAAGGAATGTACTAACACCATTCATCCTGGAGCCGCACCCCGCAATCGCGATCACCGGCCGGCCGAGATGCCGCGATGATCGGTCAGGGGTGTAATGAGCTGTGTCGGGGCGTCCCCACCCCTGTGCGACGGTCCCGCCGCACGGCAGGAAGGCCCAGCTCATGGAACCCACCGCTGCCGGGAAGCCCTCTCGCGGGGGACTGCGCAGGCTCGGCGCCTGGTGTGCCCGTCACTTCCTCCTCGTCATCCTGGCCTGGCTGGTCGCCCTCGTGGCGCTCCAGGTCACCGACCGCGCCGTCGGCGGCATGTTCGAGGACGACTTCGCGCTGTCGGACACCCAGTCGCAGAAGGGCCTGGACGTCCTCCAGGAGCACGACCCGCAGGCCGGCGGCTACAGCGCCCAGATCGTCATGCGCGACGACCAGAAGGCCTTGAGCGCGCTGAGTTCGCAGATGTCCACCACCGTCGGCGACCTCCAGAAGCTGCCCCACGTGCTGTCGGTGCAGAACCCCCTCTCGCAGAGCCCGACGAAGGTCGGCCCGGTGTCGAACGACGGCAAGACGGGCTACATCACCATCCGCTTCGACGAGCAGCCCAACACCCTCGGCGACGCCTACCTGGACGGCGTCGACCAGGCCGTCCAGCCGCTGCGGGCGGCGGGCGCCGACGTCGAGTACGGCGGCTCGCTCGGCGAACTCGCCCGGCCCAAGGCCAACGACTTGATCAGCGAGGCAATCGGATTCGCGGTCGCGATCGTCGTCCTGCTCATCGGCTTCGGCAGTGTCATCGCCGCCGGACTTCCCCTGGTCACCGCCCTGATCGGGGTCGTCGGCGGGCTGGCGATCCTCGGGCTGCTCGCCGCCGCGTTCACCTTCGCGACCGTCTCGCCGACCCTCGCCACCATGATCGGCCTCGGCGTCGGCATCGACTACGCGCTGTTCCTGATCACCCGGCACCGGCAGAACCTGGTCGACGGCGCCGATCCCGCCGAGGCGGCCGGCCACGCCACCGCCACCAGCGGCCGCGCCGTCCTGGTCTCCGGCACCACCGTGATCATCGCGCTGGCCGGCCTGTACGCGTCCGGGGTGTCCTTCATCGGCAAACTCGGCGTCGCCGCCGCCGTCACCGTCGTCTCCGCCGTCGCCGCCGCCCTCACCCTCGTGCCCGCCATGCTCGGACTCATCGGGCGCGGCATCGACCGCTGGCACGTGCGCAGACCCGTCGCCGAGACCGACGCCGCACCGGGCGCCACCCCGCACGGCACCTGGCACCGCTACGCCAAACGCGTCGAACGCAGGCCCTGGCAGTACCTCGCCGGCGGAGTCGCCGTCATCGCGATCCTCGCCATCCCCGTCTTCTCCATCCAGCTCGGCCACATCGGCGACGGCGCCGACCCGACCTCCTTCACCGACCGGCGCGCCTACGACCTGATGACCGACGCCTTCGGCCCCGGCTCCAACGGACCCCTCACCGTCGTCGTCGACCAGACGTCCGTCCCCACCGACAAACGCTCCGACCTGCAGTCCCAGGCGCAGAAGACGCTGAACGGCGTGTCCGGCGCGGCCACCGTCACCCCGCTGACGGCCACCCAGGACGGCGACGTGCTGATCGGCACCGTCTACTCCGCGCGGGCCCCGCAGGACGCCACCACCACGAACCTGGTGAACCGGCTCAAGGACACCACCCTGCCCGACGCCGTCTCCGGCTACGACGCCAAGGGCTACGTCACCGGCACCACGGCCGCCCAGGTCGACTTCCGCGACATCGTCGCCGCCCGGCTCCCGCTGATCATCTGCGTGGTCGTCGGCCTCGCGTTCCTGATCATCCTCGCCGTCTTCCGCGGCCTCCTCGTCGCCGTCAAGGCCGCCGTCCTCAACGTCCTGTCCATCACCGCCTCCTACGGCGTCGTCGTCGCCGTCTTCCAGTGGGGCTGGGGCGGGCCCGCACTCGGCGTCAACGGCGACGTGCCCATCGAGAGCTATGTGCCGATGATGATGTTCGCGATCATCTTCGGCCTCAGCATGGACTACGAGATCTTCCTGCTCTCCCGCGTCCACGAGGCGTGGCTGCGCACCGGCGACGCCAAGGACTCCGTCGCCCACGCCCTGGAGATCACCGCCCGCGTCATCACCTGCGCGGCCCTGATCATGGTGAGCGTGTTCTCGGCGTTCATCATCAGCGACAGCATCGTCGTCAAGATGCTCGGCCTGGGCCTCGCGGTCAGCGTGCTGATCGACGCGACGGTCGTCCGGCTCCTCATGGTGCCCGCCGTGATGACGCTGCTGGGCTCCCACGCCTGGTGGACGCCCCGGTGGCTGGACCGGATCCTGCCGCACATCGACGCCGAGGGCGACGCGGAGGACCTCAGCGGCCCTCGCGACGGTCCGCCGCGCTCAGCGGGGCCAGGACCAGCATCGTGACGTCGTCGCGGATCGCGGGGGCGTACCGCCGCACGTCCGCCCAGACCCGGTCCGCGGTCGCCGCCGGACCGGCGCCGGCGGCGAGCGCGGGCAGCCGCTCCAGCAAGGGGTAGAACACACCGCCGGCGTCCCGCGCCTCCGAGACGCCGTCCGAGGCGAGGAACAGCCGGTCGCCGGGGCGCAGCGCCAGCCGGACGGCGGTCGGCGCGGCCCCCGGCAGACCCAGCCCCAGCGGCGTCCACGGCACCGCGTCCACCTCCGTGGCCGCGCCGTCGCGCAGCAGCACCGGCGGCGGATGCCCGCAGACGACGATGCGCACCGCGCCGGCGTCGGGCGTGAACTCCACCAGGACGGCCGTCGCGAACAGCTCGGCGACCGCGTCCCGCGCCGAGTCGACCACCAGCCGCCGGTCCAGACGGCCCGCCACCGCCTCCAGGTCCGCCTGGTCCAGCACCGCCTCCCGGAACGCTCCGAGCAGCGAGGACACCGTCGCCACCGCCGCCAGCCCGTGCCCCTGCACGTCCCCCAGCACCGCCCGCACCCCGTGGGGGCTCTCGCGCACGTCGAAGAAGTCGCCGCCGACCAGCGTCCCGCGCTGCGCCGCCCGGTACAGACCCGCGCACCGCAGCGGCCCGACCCGCTCCGGCACCGGCGGCGCCACGGCCCGCTGCGCCGCCTCGGCGACCGTGCGCTCGAGGTCCAGCTGCTGGTCGCGCCGGTGGCGCACGAACGCCACGAACACGCTCAGCAGCGCCACGAACGACACCGTCAGCACATCGGTCTGGCCCGGCCGGTCGAGCTGGAACGCGGGCACGTTCAGCATCACGACGACGGCCACGCCCAGCACCGCGGTGACCGCCGGACCGTACGACAGCACGGCCAGCGGCGGGATCGCGCCCAGCAGGAAGCCGATGTCCAGCGGCTCGGGACTGACCAGCGCGGCCACGCAGACGCCCGCCGCCAGCGCGAGGGGCAGCGCCCGCACCCAGGGCGGCGGCGGCGCGCCCCGCAGCCAGCCCCGCCGTTCGCCGTCCGGTCGTCCCACACCCCCACGCTCCACCCCGGCGCGGGCCGGCGCACGCCGGGACGTCCGGCCGGGGCGGGGCTCAGCCGCCGGGCCGGCGCGTTCCCTCGTCCAGCACGGCCTCGACGTCGGCCAGCACCTCCGTGACGCGCAGCCCGAAGGCGGCGTCGCAGGGGTGCGGGCGGCCGTCGCGGGCCGAGGCGAGCAACTCGTCCGCGGCGCGGGCGAGGGCGTCGGCGGCGTCCGCCCTGCCGTGCGGCAGCCGCGTCACCCCGGCGGCGCCGCGCAGCTCGACGGCCGCCCCGGCCGCCGCGGGCGGGGCCGTCAGGCTGAGCGTCAGCGTGCTGGAGGCGCCGTTCGCGTGGTCCAGGACCGCCAGGACGGTGTCGCCGGGACCGTGGGCCGCGGCCGTCACCCGGCGGACGTCGCCGAGCACCGGCAGCAGCACGGACAGGGCGTGCGGGCCCACGTCCCACAGGGCCCCCTTCTCCCCGCGCCAGGGTGTGGCGAACGGGCTGTCGCTCTCCTCGTGGAAGACGTCCCCGAGCCACTGGGCGTGCGCCGTGAACCAGCCCCCGGCCTCCGCCTGTTCGACGATCCAGGCCCGGGGCCCGGACACGAAACGGGTGGTGAAGAAGACGACCGAGGCCACCCGCGCCTCCCGGACGGCCCGCGCCACGGCCCCCGCGCCCGTCACCGTCGCGGCGACGGGCTTGTCCAGCAGGAGGTGACGGCCGGCCTCGGCGGCGCGCACCGCGAGGCGCGCCTGCACGTCCGGCGGCAGGGCGACGGCCACCGCGTCGACGTCCGCGAGGAGGGCGTCGACGTCGTCGTAGGCGCGCGTGCCGTGGCGGTCCGCCAGTTCCCCGGCGGCCTGCGGGCGACGGCCCCAGACGCCGACGAAGTCGAGCTCCTCGTGGGAGGCGAGGACGGGTGCGTGCACCATGCCCGCCCAGGGTCCGGTGCCGAGCAGACCGATGCGCATACCGCTGACTCTCCCTGCCGTTGCCGACCGACGCCCCCCGGCGAGCCTCGCACACCGGGAGCGGCGCGTACATCCCGTCCGGCTCTCAGGCCGCCCGGACCTCTTCCGCCGCCGCCGGGTCCTTCGCCGCGTCGCGCGCCCGGACGGCCTTCGCGTCCGCGGCGCCGCCGGGGATCAGCCGCAGATGCCGTCGGCGGCCCGCGTGACGGCGCTTGGCCGTGACCGGGGTGAGCAGGCGCTCCTCCACCCGGTCCATGAAGACCAGCAGGACGGACACCAGCGGCAGCAGAAGTACGGCGACCCAGAGCACGGCGTTCTCTTTTCGTCAGGCTCTCTCCGTCAGGCGACAGCCTGCCGAGTGCTCCGAATCGGCCGGCTGATGCATGTCCCGGCTGATGCCGGCGCGCGGCCCGTGCACACCGCGGCGGGGGAGCCCGGGGCAGGGGCCGAAGACCGGTGACTTCGCCGGTCCCCGAAGAGCCGTCCCGGCCGGACAGTTGACTCCGCCGGCCCGCGCCCCGGACCGGCACACCCCACGCGCCAGGCGGAGCGGAGCCCGCCCCGACGGACCCCACACCGCCGGCCGGCCGGCAGACCGGCCAACCGGCGGCAGACCTCCGACGGACCTCGGACGGCCCCCTCGCCGACCCTGGCAGACCCGAGAGAGGACGACTCCTCGTGCAGCAGTCAGCAGACACCGGTGCGGTCCGGCCCCGTGCGGGCCGGACCGCCGCCGCCACCGGCGGCCCCCACCGCCGGCCCGGCCGCCTCGCCGCCCTCACCACCGCGGTCGCGGCCGTCGTCGGACTCACCGCCCTCGGCGGCCCCGGAGCGCACGCGGCGGACAACCCCTACGAACGCGGCCCCGCGCCGACCACGGCGAGCATCGAAGCGGTGCGCGGCCCCTACGCCGTCTCCCGGACCACCGTCTCCCCGCTCGCCGTCACCGGCTTCGGCGGCGGCACGATCTACTACCCGACCAGCACCGCCGACGGCGCCTTCGGCGCGGTCGCCGTCGCGCCCGGCTACACCGGCACCCAGTCCTCCATCGCCTGGCTCGGCCCGCGGCTGGCCTCGCAGGGCTTCGTCGTCTTCACCATCGACACCCTCACCACACTGGACCAGCCCGACTCGCGCGGACGCCAACTGCTCGCCGCCCTGGACCACCTCACGCGGGTCAGCTCCGTGCGCAACCGCGTCGACAGCGGCCGGCTCGGGGTCATGGGCCACTCGATGGGCGGCGGCGGCACCCTGGAGGCCGCCAAGAGCCGTCCCTCGCTGCGGGCCGCGATCCCGCTCACCCCGTGGAACCTCGACAAGACCTGGCCCGAGGTCAGGACGCCGACCCTGGTCTTCGGCGCCGACGGCGACACGATCGCCCCCGTCGCCACCCACGCCGAGCCGTTCTACTCCACCCTGCCGTCCTCCCTGGACCGGGCGTACCTGGAACTGAACAACGCCACCCACTTCACCCCCAACTCGTCCAACACGACGATCGCGAAGTACAGCGTGTCGTGGCTGAAGCGCTTCATCGACGACGACACCCGCTACGAGCAGTTCCTGTGCCCGCTGCCGCGGCCGGGCCTGACGATCGAGGAGTACCGGGGCAACTGCCCGCACACGTCCTGAACGGGCGGCCGCCGCTGTGCCGGTGCCCGCGGCACGGCGGCGGCCGTTGGGCGCGCGCACAGGGAGACTTCCGGCCGTCGAGGGCGAAACGCCTGGTCGCGGGCGCGAACGGCCCACGCCGGCCCGGCAGTCGGCGCCGTCACGGCCCTTCCGCCGTACGGTGCGCGTCCGTAACGTCCCGGCAATGACCGCAGACACGGGCACGGGCGGCGGGGCGTGGGTGGTGACCGGCGAACCCGGCGGCGGCCGTACGTCCTTCCTGGAGAACGCCGCCCGCGCCGCCCGCGCCGCCCGCTCGTCCCCGGCCCCGGCCGTGGTCCGCGTCGCGGGCGACCCGGCGGCGTCGGCCGCGCCGCTGAGCGGGCTGCGCGCACTGCTGCGGGCCCTCGGCGCACCGGCCGAAGGGCGTCCGGACGCGGACGCCCCGGACGCGCCCGGCGCGGTCCTCCTCACGGCGTTGCGCGCCGCGTCGGCCGAAGCGCCCCTGCTGGTGTGCGCCGACGACGCGCATCTGTGGGACGCGGCCACCCGTGCCGCGGTGGGTCGTGCCGCCCGACGCCTGCGCGCCGACGGCCCGGTCCGCGTGCTGCTCAGCGTGGCGGGACACCGTGCCGTCGACGCAGAGTTCGCCGGACTGCCGGTGGTCCGCGTCGCCCCGCTCCCGCCGGCGGAGGCGGCCGCCCTGGTGGAGGAGGCCGCGGGCGGGGCCGTCGACCGCGCGGTCCGCGACGCACTCGTGGACGCCGCGGACGGGAACCCGGCGCTGCTGCTGGCCATGGTCCGGCGGCTGTCGCCCGCCCGGCTGCGCGGCCACGGCGCGCCGCTGCCCCCGCCGGCCGACGCCGAACTGCTGGGCGGCCCGGTGGGCGACCTGCTGACCCGCTGCCCGCCCGACCAGGAGGACCTGCTCCTCACGGTCGCGGCGGCCCTGCGCGACGGGGACGCGGACGATCCCCGCGACGCCCGCGTCGACATCACCCTCGCTCTGCGGGCGGCGGAACGCCTCGCGACCACGACGCCCGGCCGGGACGGCACACCGCCGCACACCGCGCCGCCCGGAAGACGCGCGCTGCCCGAGGCGCTCGTCCTGGCCGACGGCGAAGTCGGTTTCCACAGCGGCCTGTTGCGCCGCGCCGTGTACGCCGCCGCGCGGCCGGAGCGGCGACGCGCCGCGCACCGCGCGCTGGCCGGGGCGCTGGCGGACGCGGGATACGCCGGGCTGCCCGTGCTGCTCCACCGCGCGCGTGGCACTCCCGCGCCCCGGCCCGCGACGGCCCTGCGGCTGGCCCTCGCCGCCGGTGATCCGGTGCGCGCGGCCTCGCCCGGCCTGCGCGGCGCGGCGTTCGCCCGCGCCGCGGAACTGGCCGGGGACCAGGTGCGGCGCGCCGAGTGGTGCACGGCCGCCGCGGAACAGGCCCTGCTCGGCGGACGCACCCACCGGGCCCTGCGACTGCTCGACTCGGCCTTCCTCGCTCCGGGCCCGCCCGGCTCAGGCCCTCTCGACCCGTGCCCTCTCGACCCGTGCCCGGACCACCCGTGCCCGGACGGGGCGGCGGCCGCGGCGGTGCGCGGGCGCGTCGAGTACGTGCGCGGCATGACGCTGCTGTGCGACGGGCCGGTGGACGAGGCCCGGGCGTCCCTGCTGCTGGCCGCCCGCCTCCTGGCCGCGACGGACCCTCGGCAGGCGCAGAACGCGCTGCTGGCCGCCTCGGACGCCGCGTGGGCCGCGGGCGACGCCGTCGGCTGCCTGCACGCGTTGAGCGGGGGCGGGGAGAGCGCCGTCCGCGCTGACCCGTTCGCCCCGAACAGCCCCTGCGCGCAACCGGTTTCGGCCGGGCGCAGGACGCTGGTCCGGCTCGGGGGAGGGCGGACGGCCGGAATCGCGGGCGCGGCCGCGGGATCCGGCCTGTCCGCGCACCGGGGCGAGGACGAGGGCGCCCTGCTGCCGGTGTACCGCGCCGGACTGGGGGCCCTGCTCGAAGGACGGTTCGCGGAGGCGGCGGGACCGTTGCGGCGTCTGGTGTCGGGCGCCGACCACGCGCGGACGGCCGACGACGCGGAAACGGCCCTGCGCGCGGCTGCCGCGGCGCTGCTGCTGGGCGACCTCGGGGCCGCACGCCGTACCGGCGCGCGAGCCCTGACCGTCGCCCGGACCGTCGGCGCAACCACGGCGCTCGCACGGGCGCGGGAGTATCTCGCCTACGCCGAACTGCGCTCCGGACGGCACGCGTTGGCCAGGACCTACGCCGAGGAGGGGCTGCGGACGGCCCTGCGGACCGGACAGGGCAACAAGGCCGCCCAGTACCGCGCGGTGCTGGCCCTGGCGGCCTCCATCGAGTCCGGGCCGGACCTCGTCGCCCGGTACGCGGGCGACGCGCTGGAGACCGCCCGGCAGCACGGCCTGGTCCAGGCCGCGACGATGGCCGAGTGGGCGACGGCCCGGGCCGACCTGGCCCGCGGCCGGCCCCGTGAGGCCGCCGACCGGCTCGCACCGCTGGTGCGCCCCGGGACGCGCCGGGGGCACTTCGCGGTGTGGATGCTCGCGGTTCCCTGCTTCGTCGAGGCGGTGGCGGCCACCGCGGGCCGGCCGCTCGCCGGGCCGCCCGCCGCCGACGGGACCGGGCACGTCCCCGCAGCCGGCGACGCGACCGGCACGCCCGGCGCGTCCGAGGCCGTCGCGGTCGCCGCCGCCGTCGTGGAGGAGTTCGCCCGCTGGGCCGGGTTCGGCGCCGACCCCCAGGCCCCCGCCCAACTGCTGCGCTGCCGTGCCCTGCTGGCCCCGGCGGACCGGGCCGACGCCCTCTACCGTGCCGCCGTCGACCTGCACGACGCGACCGGCGGCGGCGACTTCGAACGCGCCCGCACCGAACTGCTCCACGGCAAATGGCTCCGTCGGCGCCGCCGCCTGCGCGAGGCCCGCGACCGTCTCGGGGCCGCACTGGTGGGGTTCGAGCGCTGCGGCGCCCGCGTGTGGGCCGACCAGGCGCGCGCCGAACTGCGGGCGGGAGGCGCGGCCCCCGCGGGCCGGGCGGGCGCCGGGGCCCTGTCCGCGCTGACGCCGCAGCAACTGCGGATCGCCCACTTCGTCGCCGACGGCGCGACCAACCGTGAGGTGGCCCTCACCCTCTCCGTCAGCACCCGCACCGTGGACTACCACCTGCGGAAGGTCTTCGCGGCGCTGGGCGTGCGCTCCCGCGTCGAACTGGCGCGCCTGGTCGACAGGGCACGCTAGACGCGACGTCCGGCTCACCCCCTTCCCCCCGCGCGCCGACGAAGCGGGCACCCGTACGCCGGCCCGACCGTCACGCCTCACAGGGACGTGCCCCGTGCCCAGGACGTGCCCTGGACGCGTCCGAGAGCCGTCCAGGACGCACCCCGGACCCGGCCGCTCGGGCCGCTCCGGCCCGGCCGCGGCCGCGCGGCGGAGCGTTCGCGCCGAAATCAATCGTGCTCACCCCCTGGGGACCGACCGGACGGTATGCCATCCTTCGGGGCAGGACGAGCCGACGGCGGGACACAGCCCCGGGGGAGGACCCGCGATGCATCACGCCCTACGGTCACGGACCGCGTTCCGTCCCGCACCGGCCGCGCCGTCGGCGCCCGCCCTGCGGCAGCACCCGCGGCCCGGCCGCTCGCTGATCGACGCCGACGCCCTGCGGGTCCTGCACCGCGCGGCCCGCGTGCTCCTGGCGGACCTGCCCGACCTCACCGACCGGCTGGTCGCCGCGCTCCAGGAGCAGGAGCCCGCCTACCGCGCGACCGTGACCAGCGATCCGGGAGCGACCTGGCAGGAGGTGCACCGCTCGCTGCGGCACAGCGTGTCCTCGCTCCTCGACCCGCGCGGCAGCCGGGACGCCGCCCGCCGCTGTTCGTGGAAGATCGGCGCGACCCGCGCGGAGCAGGGGCTTCCGCTGGACGCCCTGCTGCACGCGTTCCGGCTCGGCGGGTCCCTGGTGTGGCAGGGCCTCATCGAGGAGACCTCCCGCTCCGCTCCCGAGGACGTACGGCTGCTCGTCCACGTCGCCTCCGACGTGTGGGACTTCGTCGACGAGCACTGCGCCCTCGTCGCCGACGCCTACCGGCAGACCGAGCGGCAGCTCGCCTGGCGGCGGGAGAACCGGCTGCGGCTGCTCGCGGGCGCGCTCCTCGACGGCGCCTGCCGGATCGCCGACCTGCCGGACACCTCCCACGCGCTGGACCTGCCCGAAGAGGGCCGGTACACGGTCGTGGCGGTCACCGGCGGCGACCCCTCCGCCGCGGCGGCCGCCCGGGCCGCCCTGGCCCGCGGCCGCCGGGTGTACTGGCACACCGGCGTGGAGGTGGACTACGGCATCGTGCTGCTCGCCGGGCACGAGACCACCGACTCCGACGCCGACGACTCCGACATCGACGCCGACGCCCACGTCACTGCCGAGGGGACTTCCGGGGGCGTGGGTGTGGGCGTGGGCGGGGCCGGCGGGCCGGGCGGGGGCGCCCGGGCGGGTGTCAGCACCGCGGTGTCCGGCCTGGCCGCCGTCGGCGACGCCCGCCGTCTCGCCGACGTCGCGCTGCGCATGTGCCCGGACGGCGGCGGCGTCGTCCGGCTGACGGACCGTCTTCCCGCCGCGCTGGTCCTCTCCGCCCCCGACCTGGGCGCGGCGCTGGTCCAGCGGGTACTCGGGCCGCTCGGCGCACTGGAACCGGCCGACGAGGCCCTCCTCCTCGACACCCTGGCGGCCTGGCTCGCCTGCGACGGCTCCGCCCAGCGGGCGGGGGAGCGGC encodes:
- a CDS encoding MMPL family transporter — translated: MEPTAAGKPSRGGLRRLGAWCARHFLLVILAWLVALVALQVTDRAVGGMFEDDFALSDTQSQKGLDVLQEHDPQAGGYSAQIVMRDDQKALSALSSQMSTTVGDLQKLPHVLSVQNPLSQSPTKVGPVSNDGKTGYITIRFDEQPNTLGDAYLDGVDQAVQPLRAAGADVEYGGSLGELARPKANDLISEAIGFAVAIVVLLIGFGSVIAAGLPLVTALIGVVGGLAILGLLAAAFTFATVSPTLATMIGLGVGIDYALFLITRHRQNLVDGADPAEAAGHATATSGRAVLVSGTTVIIALAGLYASGVSFIGKLGVAAAVTVVSAVAAALTLVPAMLGLIGRGIDRWHVRRPVAETDAAPGATPHGTWHRYAKRVERRPWQYLAGGVAVIAILAIPVFSIQLGHIGDGADPTSFTDRRAYDLMTDAFGPGSNGPLTVVVDQTSVPTDKRSDLQSQAQKTLNGVSGAATVTPLTATQDGDVLIGTVYSARAPQDATTTNLVNRLKDTTLPDAVSGYDAKGYVTGTTAAQVDFRDIVAARLPLIICVVVGLAFLIILAVFRGLLVAVKAAVLNVLSITASYGVVVAVFQWGWGGPALGVNGDVPIESYVPMMMFAIIFGLSMDYEIFLLSRVHEAWLRTGDAKDSVAHALEITARVITCAALIMVSVFSAFIISDSIVVKMLGLGLAVSVLIDATVVRLLMVPAVMTLLGSHAWWTPRWLDRILPHIDAEGDAEDLSGPRDGPPRSAGPGPAS
- a CDS encoding PP2C family protein-serine/threonine phosphatase, coding for MGRPDGERRGWLRGAPPPPWVRALPLALAAGVCVAALVSPEPLDIGFLLGAIPPLAVLSYGPAVTAVLGVAVVVMLNVPAFQLDRPGQTDVLTVSFVALLSVFVAFVRHRRDQQLDLERTVAEAAQRAVAPPVPERVGPLRCAGLYRAAQRGTLVGGDFFDVRESPHGVRAVLGDVQGHGLAAVATVSSLLGAFREAVLDQADLEAVAGRLDRRLVVDSARDAVAELFATAVLVEFTPDAGAVRIVVCGHPPPVLLRDGAATEVDAVPWTPLGLGLPGAAPTAVRLALRPGDRLFLASDGVSEARDAGGVFYPLLERLPALAAGAGPAATADRVWADVRRYAPAIRDDVTMLVLAPLSAADRREGR
- a CDS encoding Gfo/Idh/MocA family protein, producing the protein MRIGLLGTGPWAGMVHAPVLASHEELDFVGVWGRRPQAAGELADRHGTRAYDDVDALLADVDAVAVALPPDVQARLAVRAAEAGRHLLLDKPVAATVTGAGAVARAVREARVASVVFFTTRFVSGPRAWIVEQAEAGGWFTAHAQWLGDVFHEESDSPFATPWRGEKGALWDVGPHALSVLLPVLGDVRRVTAAAHGPGDTVLAVLDHANGASSTLTLSLTAPPAAAGAAVELRGAAGVTRLPHGRADAADALARAADELLASARDGRPHPCDAAFGLRVTEVLADVEAVLDEGTRRPGG
- the bdeA gene encoding bis(hydroxyethyl) terephthalate hydrolase; this translates as MQQSADTGAVRPRAGRTAAATGGPHRRPGRLAALTTAVAAVVGLTALGGPGAHAADNPYERGPAPTTASIEAVRGPYAVSRTTVSPLAVTGFGGGTIYYPTSTADGAFGAVAVAPGYTGTQSSIAWLGPRLASQGFVVFTIDTLTTLDQPDSRGRQLLAALDHLTRVSSVRNRVDSGRLGVMGHSMGGGGTLEAAKSRPSLRAAIPLTPWNLDKTWPEVRTPTLVFGADGDTIAPVATHAEPFYSTLPSSLDRAYLELNNATHFTPNSSNTTIAKYSVSWLKRFIDDDTRYEQFLCPLPRPGLTIEEYRGNCPHTS
- a CDS encoding helix-turn-helix transcriptional regulator codes for the protein MTADTGTGGGAWVVTGEPGGGRTSFLENAARAARAARSSPAPAVVRVAGDPAASAAPLSGLRALLRALGAPAEGRPDADAPDAPGAVLLTALRAASAEAPLLVCADDAHLWDAATRAAVGRAARRLRADGPVRVLLSVAGHRAVDAEFAGLPVVRVAPLPPAEAAALVEEAAGGAVDRAVRDALVDAADGNPALLLAMVRRLSPARLRGHGAPLPPPADAELLGGPVGDLLTRCPPDQEDLLLTVAAALRDGDADDPRDARVDITLALRAAERLATTTPGRDGTPPHTAPPGRRALPEALVLADGEVGFHSGLLRRAVYAAARPERRRAAHRALAGALADAGYAGLPVLLHRARGTPAPRPATALRLALAAGDPVRAASPGLRGAAFARAAELAGDQVRRAEWCTAAAEQALLGGRTHRALRLLDSAFLAPGPPGSGPLDPCPLDPCPDHPCPDGAAAAAVRGRVEYVRGMTLLCDGPVDEARASLLLAARLLAATDPRQAQNALLAASDAAWAAGDAVGCLHALSGGGESAVRADPFAPNSPCAQPVSAGRRTLVRLGGGRTAGIAGAAAGSGLSAHRGEDEGALLPVYRAGLGALLEGRFAEAAGPLRRLVSGADHARTADDAETALRAAAAALLLGDLGAARRTGARALTVARTVGATTALARAREYLAYAELRSGRHALARTYAEEGLRTALRTGQGNKAAQYRAVLALAASIESGPDLVARYAGDALETARQHGLVQAATMAEWATARADLARGRPREAADRLAPLVRPGTRRGHFAVWMLAVPCFVEAVAATAGRPLAGPPAADGTGHVPAAGDATGTPGASEAVAVAAAVVEEFARWAGFGADPQAPAQLLRCRALLAPADRADALYRAAVDLHDATGGGDFERARTELLHGKWLRRRRRLREARDRLGAALVGFERCGARVWADQARAELRAGGAAPAGRAGAGALSALTPQQLRIAHFVADGATNREVALTLSVSTRTVDYHLRKVFAALGVRSRVELARLVDRAR
- a CDS encoding helix-turn-helix domain-containing protein, encoding MHHALRSRTAFRPAPAAPSAPALRQHPRPGRSLIDADALRVLHRAARVLLADLPDLTDRLVAALQEQEPAYRATVTSDPGATWQEVHRSLRHSVSSLLDPRGSRDAARRCSWKIGATRAEQGLPLDALLHAFRLGGSLVWQGLIEETSRSAPEDVRLLVHVASDVWDFVDEHCALVADAYRQTERQLAWRRENRLRLLAGALLDGACRIADLPDTSHALDLPEEGRYTVVAVTGGDPSAAAAARAALARGRRVYWHTGVEVDYGIVLLAGHETTDSDADDSDIDADAHVTAEGTSGGVGVGVGGAGGPGGGARAGVSTAVSGLAAVGDARRLADVALRMCPDGGGVVRLTDRLPAALVLSAPDLGAALVQRVLGPLGALEPADEALLLDTLAAWLACDGSAQRAGERLYCHRNTVLNRLRRYEQLTGRSLSRPADLVEISLALTARGLPTG